The proteins below come from a single Chloroflexota bacterium genomic window:
- a CDS encoding polyprenyl synthetase family protein, with protein sequence EAISGRYDQAGVAAAAVELLWVSADTFDEIEDDDTDVWWRKWGSPVAVNLAAGLMVLSQQAALRLEQSLGRHVARSALQAINHFMLRSLAGQHKDLTFERQDRVSQQRYLAMVREKSASVIECCCYLGALAAAASKKFVARYSAFGRNLGVAAQIKNDAMAFQSPAEAARDIARKKKTLPIIFAFAQARGADRRFLKEAYSGPGTLSTDTIEGIRQTVLRLGGVHYSLAVSELYRKKALDALTHPSLAGHNKENLIALADLP encoded by the coding sequence CGAGGCAATTTCCGGCCGCTATGACCAAGCGGGCGTTGCTGCCGCAGCAGTCGAGCTCCTGTGGGTATCAGCGGACACCTTCGACGAAATAGAAGACGACGACACCGATGTCTGGTGGAGGAAGTGGGGCAGTCCTGTAGCTGTGAACCTCGCGGCCGGATTGATGGTGCTCAGTCAGCAGGCTGCGTTACGTCTGGAACAAAGTTTGGGACGTCACGTCGCTCGGTCCGCCCTCCAAGCTATCAACCATTTCATGTTGCGTTCGCTCGCAGGGCAGCACAAGGACCTTACTTTTGAACGGCAGGATCGGGTTTCCCAGCAGCGGTACCTTGCGATGGTGAGGGAAAAGTCAGCCTCCGTGATTGAGTGCTGTTGCTATTTGGGAGCGTTGGCGGCTGCCGCAAGCAAGAAATTTGTGGCCCGATACAGTGCCTTCGGGCGCAATCTGGGCGTGGCCGCCCAAATAAAAAACGACGCCATGGCCTTCCAGTCACCAGCAGAAGCAGCCAGAGACATTGCGAGAAAGAAGAAAACGCTCCCCATCATCTTTGCCTTCGCCCAGGCTAGAGGCGCTGATCGGAGGTTCTTGAAAGAGGCGTATTCTGGGCCGGGCACTCTTTCGACGGATACCATTGAAGGAATCCGCCAGACCGTGCTTCGGCTAGGAGGAGTACACTACTCCCTGGCAGTATCAGAGCTGTACAGGAAGAAGGCACTAGATGCATTGACGCACCCCAGCCTAGCAGGACATAATAAGGAGAATCTCATAGCTCTCGCGGACCTCCCATGA